The uncultured Methanoregula sp. genomic sequence GGGTGACGATGATGCGGGATATCCGGGAGGTATCCCCGAGACCGTAATGCGAGAGCATGGTCATGACATCCGGGTGATAAATCCCGTAACAGGTATCGATCATTACCCGTTCCGTTGGAGTGTCGATGATGAACAGGCTCCCGCCACACGGCGGCTGGAAGCAGAAGACGGATAGTGTGTCCGTGAGCCGGAACTGCTGGACATCAGCGTAAAAATGCTCTCCCGAAGTTGCCCGCATTGTCTGCCCGGTGGCAAGAACGCTCTCGAAGACCTGGTGGGGATTACATCCCCGGTCCATAAGTTCCTGGGCGATATGGTTGGTCCCGGCAAGGAACGAGAGCAGGAATTCATCCCCGGATTCCCCGATAAGGTCGCGGACTGCCTGGGCGAAGCGGACATAAAAGACCGTGTCGTCCAGGTGTTTTCCGGTCTTGTCGTACTCGATAATATCGAGCCGGTACCGGCTTTTGAGGGTATCCAGGAGGCGGTCAACGATCGCACTCTGCTCGAGGTTGAGGCTGACCGTCAGCCGATCCGGGTGCCTTCCCTTGTCATCGAAATCAATGAACGCGATGTTCGCCCCTGCTTCCGTAGTAAATTTGAGGAATTCATGGAGCGCCCCGACCTGGTTGGGCAGGTACACGCAGAATTTCAGAAAATCAAGAGATTTCAGCGAGGTTTGCAGGTACCCGATAGATCTGAGTTCTTCGGTGATCTTCCGGTAAGATGCGTCCGATGCGGTCACTTCGTAAAAAACCGTACCGGGGTCTATGCGGCGGTCGAACTGGATCCGGTTGATATTGCCCTCGTATTTTGTTATGATCTCAGCTGCCCGGTGGAGGGAACCCGGGGTATCTGGCATATGTGCGACAAATGAAAATTTCTTCACGATAATACACCGGTTGTGGTAGTAGCGTTATGACTGGTGGCCAAAATAGTTATTGTTGTGGCCGTATTGCCGGATAATGGAGAGCGGATCTCCCGGTACCCGTTTTAAAAAAATCAGGGGGTTTTCTTCCGGAGGAAGAGAAGGACCACTACGAGGCAGATAACCAGCAGGATGCCGATGATCGCAAACGTCATGAAGGGGAAGGCTGCGGCAGGTGCTGGTGCCTGAGGTGCGGCACTGCCCGTGGGAATACATGATGGTGCAGAACCCGTGGGAGCACACGACGTGGATGCAGCCAGGGTCTCCTGCGATGCTGCCGGCGTTACGGGAA encodes the following:
- a CDS encoding MBL fold metallo-hydrolase → MPDTPGSLHRAAEIITKYEGNINRIQFDRRIDPGTVFYEVTASDASYRKITEELRSIGYLQTSLKSLDFLKFCVYLPNQVGALHEFLKFTTEAGANIAFIDFDDKGRHPDRLTVSLNLEQSAIVDRLLDTLKSRYRLDIIEYDKTGKHLDDTVFYVRFAQAVRDLIGESGDEFLLSFLAGTNHIAQELMDRGCNPHQVFESVLATGQTMRATSGEHFYADVQQFRLTDTLSVFCFQPPCGGSLFIIDTPTERVMIDTCYGIYHPDVMTMLSHYGLGDTSRISRIIVTHADADHCGASGFFSSPVFMHRATREIIRTNNRAYGSRSEESVLEAFYTRMVNLFSKFHVPDNVRCFLEPSGDVRGIFPVIDTFRAGDLELEVLDGLGGHTCGQVFLYSKDHGLIFAADSVINFASMTKERADYSSLAAFLVTSVNVDSDRAKQERIALMALAEETDKALASSGRRCLICGGHGVVSVMEKGKLAAYGEIERYAAGKNT